CTTGGTCGTAAAGAACGGATCGAACGCCTTGGCCAGCACGTCGGGGGGCATGCCCTGCCCCGTGTCGGCAATCTCCAGGAGCACCCGGTCACCCGTCCGGGCCGCGACGAGCCGCAGCGTGCCTCCCTGATCCATCGCGTGCAGGCTGTTGACGATCAAGTTGATCATCACCTGCATCAACTGGTCGCGATCGGCGACGATGGTCGGCAGAGCCTCCTCCACCGCCCGCTCGACCGCGATGTGGTGGCGGCTCAAGCGCTCGTGAAACATCTCCAGCCCGTCCTCGATCAGCACCTTCAGATCGACCGGACAGTGCTCCCGCGGTTTGCGGCGGGCAAACGCGAGCAACTGGTTCATCACCCTCGTGATCCGTTCGACCTGCGTGATGATCGTGCTCAACCCCTTCTTCATGGATTCGTCCGAGGTTTTCTGCAGCAGATACTCGGCCCGGCCGAGTATCACGTTCATGGGGGTGCCGATTTCATGGGCCATCCCGGAAGCCAGCGTGCCCAGTTCCGCGACCCGTTCCGTTCTTCGCAATTGCGCCTCCAGCCGCTTCTCCTCGGTCACGTTCACGGACACGCCGGCCAGAAACCTGGTCCCCTGCGGGTCCACCAGCGGGAATTTGAAGGAGAGCCAATGTTGCGTGGCCCCTCGGGAATCGGTCGTCTGCTCCATCCTCGTCATGGGCTTGTTCGCCGACAGCACCTCCCAATCGTTCGCCCGGAACTGCCGCGCGGTCTCTGCCGGCCAGAAGGCCTCGTCGGTCTTTCCTTCCCAGTCCACGGACTCCCGGCCGGTCTGGTTGCATAGCAACCGTTCAAGCGGCTCGTTCATGTAGACATAGCGGCCCTGCTCATCCTTCATATAGGCCATGGCGGGGCTATGGTCCATGAAGGCCTTGAACCGCTCTTCGCTCGCGCGCAGCGCCTCCTCGGCGCGCTTGCGGTCCGTGATGTCGCGCAGCACCACCTGGATCGCCATGCCCTCGTGGTCCACGAATCGCGCCGCGGTCACCTCGACATCCGCGATCGAGCCGTCCAGCCGGATGATCCGTTCCTCGACCAACGGGATCGTCCGCAGCCCCTCGACCAACCGGTGGATCCGTTCTCGAATCGAGGCATGGTCGTCCGGATGGAACAGATCGAGCGGCGATTTCCCGATGATCTGATCGGGCCGGTGGGCGCCGAACAGTTTCACCCCCTGATCGTTGATGAACACGACCCGATCGCCTCGGTTGATCAGGATCGCCACCGGCGACACCTCGACCAGACGCCGGTATTGCTCCTCCCGCTGACGGAGCAAGAGTTCGGCCTGCTTGCGCTCCGTGATATCCACCACGAAGGCCAGCACCCGCAGGCCTTCGGACATTTGGATGGGATTCAATCCGATTTCAACCGGGAACACCGACCCGTCCTTTCGGCGGCCATGCAGGTCCCGTCCCTCCCCCATCCGGCGGGCGCTGGGGTCCCGCATGAACTGCTCGCGCTCGACCACATGCTCCGACCGAACCGGCTCGGGGACCAGCACCTCCACCGGTTGCCCGATCAGCTCGGCCCGCTCGTAGCCGAACAGCCGCTCGACCACCTGATTGACCAGGGTGATGCGCCCGCTCTGATCCACCAGCAACAGGCCGCTCGGCGCCGATTCCACCAACAAGCGAAACTGCTCGGCTGCCCGCTCCGTCTCGCGCTTGCGCCGTTCCGTTTCGGCCGTCGCCAACGCGACGGCGCGCCTCCGGCTCTGCATGACGATCGTCGCCCCCCATAAGACCGAGATCGCCATGATGCGGTTGAATTGCGCCGCCCGTGGATCAAGCGCCGGCGGAGACAGGACATAGCCGGCTGCCGAGAGCAGGGTCGTGAGGAGGCAGAGTTCGAACAGGAGGCGGGAACGGGGCAGGTCGTAGCTCAGAAACAGCGGCAGCAGGTAGAGGATGGGCACCGCCCAAGCCTGCGGCGTGATGAGGTCCAAGGCGAACACCGTCCCGGTCAGGACGATGACCGCGCCGGTTTGAAGCGCCAGTCTGGGCTTCATGTTCTAGGTCTTCCTATTTCGGAGACTGTCCGACATTGACCTTTCTACTGCGGCGAACGACGTACCGGCACCTGCTTTGTTCTCGGCCTCGAAAAATCCTCAACGTAATCCAGCGAATACGCCTCCGGTTTTTCGAGGCCTGCGGCCTTGCATCTGCCAGCACCTCCTTCGCCTCGTCACGAACGGCAATGTTGGACAGTCTCCTCGGACAGGCGGGGGCACAGAAGTGCAGGGACGGGCTATCGCTGCGACTTGCTCTCTTCGATTTCGCCGAGCTTGCGGTAGAGCGTCTTGCGGTCGATCCCGAGAATGTTGGCGGCTTGATACTTGTTGCCGCCGGTCTTTTCCAGAATGCGCAGAATATATTCCTTCTCGACCTCATGGAGCGGCAGCGTGCGTTCCGCCGCTTCGTCGATCACCCGGCGATCGCCGCGCGCCCCCTGGACCATCGGCGGGAGATCCTCCGCGCCGATCTTGTCCGCCCGGGAGAGCGTCACCGCCCGCTCGATCACGTTTTCGAGCTCGCGGACGTTGCCGGGCCAGGCGTAATCGATGAGGAGCGCCAGCGCGGATTCCGTGACGCCCCGCACGGGCCGATGAGAGGACTGCGCGCATTTCTGCAGAAACGCCTCCACCAGCAGCGGGATATCCTCCCGGCGCTCGCGCAGCGGCGGCAGGCGGATCTCGATCACGTTCAACCGGTAAAAGAGATCTTCCCGGAATCGCTTCGCCTTGACCTCCTCGGCCAGGGTGACGTTGGTCGCCGCAATAATGCGGACATCCACCGACAGCGAGCGGGCGGAGCCTACGCGGCGCACTTCCTTTTCTTGGATGGCCCGCAGCAGCTTGGCCTGCAACAGCGTCGGGATCTCGCTGATCTCATCCAGGAACAGCGTGCCCTGGTTGGCCTCTTCGAACAGCCCGCGCTTGTCGGTTTTGGCGTCCGTGAAGGCGCCGCGGACGTGCCCGAACAGCTCGCTTTCGAGCAGCGTTTCCGGGATCGCCGCGCAATTGACCGGAATGAACGGCGCGTGCTTCCGGTTGCTGTTGAAGTGAATGGCCTTGGCGACCAGTTCCTTGCCGGTCCCGCTCTCGCCCGAGATCAGAATGTTGGTCGGGCTGTCCGAGACCCGTTGGATGAGGTCGAAGAGCTCGCGCATTGCCTTGCTCTTCCCCAGGATCTGGTGGAAGCTGTATTCCTTGCCGACCGCGCGGCGGAGATGCGCCACCTCGCGGCGAAGGTGCGCTTCCCGTATCGCCCGTTCCAATGTCGGCACCAATTCGTTGGATTTCACCGGTTTGGTCAGGTAGTCGTAGGCCCCGTGCTTCATCGCGTCCACGGCGGTCTCGACCGAGCCGAAGGCGGTCATCAAAATCACGTTGGTATGGGGATAGGACCGCTTCACTTCCGAGAGGAGTTCCAACCCCTGCATCCCCTTCATCCGAAGATCGGTCAGCACGACCTCGTAGTCGGCCTGTCCCAGGTGCTTGAGCGCATCCTGTCCGTTGGTCACCACCGTGACGGCATGACCCCGCTCCGACATGATGTCCTCCACCAGCGACCCCATGTCCGGGTCGTCATCGACGACAAGGACCGATCCTTTCGTATCCGCGGTCACCATATTCGTCCCGTTTAAATCGACTACCGTCCCAGAACCGCGCCCAGCCTAGTCCTTTGCTTCGTTGCGGGTCAAGTCGGAGGACCGCAGCCGGTTCCGTCCCTCCGCCGACCTGCATTTTAATGACGGGGGCCAGCCCCCTCAATCTCATAGACGATCGTACGAGAGGGCCCATGCTCATAGATCACCCGGTAGGCCTGCGGCAACCGATCCGGCTCGCTCAAGACGCGCATCCCCGGCCAGTAGTCCTCTTCATGCTTGCTGTAGACGAGGAACCGGATGCCCTCGACCGCTACGGTTGCGAGATATTGGTCCAGCGAATCAGCGACCGCTCCGGACGTCACGTTCAATCCGGTCAAATGCGCCAGGTGCGGTTCGACGGCCATGATCCGATCGCCGGCCGCCGCACGGGATTTGATCGCCGCCGCCGCGTCCAGCAGATGCGTCGGCTCCGCCTCCAAGAACCATCTCGCGCTGACGTAGGAACTATAGGCGACGGCCAGCGCCACGAGACTGAACACCCACCACCCTATGGCCCATTCCCTCCGAACAACCTGTCCCGGGATCGGCATCCGCTCGAAATGAAACAGCGGCAGCACGACCAGCACGAACAGCAGGGGGAAGAGAAAGAAATAGAACCGGACAGCGAATCCGGCCAACCCGTGCAGCAGGTATCCGGCCGCGCACAGGATCAGAAAGGCGGCCCGCTTGGCGGTCATCTGTTGCAGATACAACAACAGCCCGGCTCCGGCGAAGAGCGCGGCGGGGAACCCAAGGACGTACCACGACAGGCGATAGGCCTTCCCATAGAGCACGTCCTTCAGAAAGGTCTTCGCGATCTGCCACGGGTCGTGGAGCAGGACCTCCCAGGGAGAGGCGAACCGCTGGCCCATGTCGGCAACCGCCCAGACGAATGCGTCGCCTTGCGGATGATAAAAGTGCGCCGCGACCTGCTGATGGAGATCACTCGCGAACGGGCTTCCGTTCCGATGCCAATTCACCAACAGCCACGGCGCCATAACGAGCAGGGCCGCTCCCAAGAACACCGCCATCTTGACCAGTCTCGTTCTCCAGGAGTCGCCAGCCTCGCCGAGGAACAGCAGCGCCACGGGGATCCCCGCGAGCACGAAGAGCGCATTGTACCGAAGAAGGTAGGCGGCCCCCGCTGCGACACCGGCCTGCGCGCAGACCGCCACCGTGGCTTCGCGGCGCAACAGCAGCCACATCGGGACCACCAGAGCCAGGTTGGCGACCATGTCGGCGGACGCGACGAAGGCATGGGGCAACAGGGCCAGCAGCGTCAGGATTGTGGCGGCCAGCGCCTGGCGCCTGCCCCACAACACCGACAGCAGTCGATAGCTCACGAATCCGATCAATCCGGCCGACAGGCCGGAGAGGATCTTCCCTGCGGCAAACATGTCGGATGTGAAGCGGGACAGCAACGCGAGCAGATACGCATAGCCCGGCGGATAATGTTGGTTGGTATAGGGCTCTCCGGCAAGGACCAGGCCGGCCTGCACGACATCCCGTCCGAAAAAATCGGTCTCCACCCCCCAATTTCCAACCTCCCGAGAGGCGCCCAGCCCGAGCGCTAAGGTTCCGATACAGAGACAAGCCGCCAAGGCGAGCAGATCGTACCGGCGGTCCTCCCCCGATCGTGAGGCGGCCTGTTCCATCGAAGTCTGACGCTCCCGGCTCCCTTCGGTCGATTCGACGCTCATGGGAAGACCGTCTCCCCCCGCGCGGTTCTCCCCGATCCCACGGGCTCCTCCACGATCGGGGCCGTCCCAGAGGTTCCCCCCGCGTCGTTGACCGAGGGCACCGCGTGCCCTCTGCCCATGAGCAGCGAGCGGACGAGAGTTATTTCGTCCTGCGTGAATTCCCGGAGCGCCCAATAGCAGGCGACGATCAAGCCGGTCAGGACGAACAGCTTGACGAAGACCAACGGCCCGGGAGTCGGCCACATCGCCGCTGCGGCGAAGGCGAACAGACTCACGATGAGGGTGCGGACGACCAGGCCAAGCGGCGGCACGACCCCCCACAGGCGGCCGAGGGTGACCAATCCCATGAGCATCCCCATGAACCCCGCCAAGGCGGTGACCGCCGAGGCGCCGAGCGGACCATATCGTGGAATGATCAGCATGTGTCCCAGCAGCGCGAGCGGAACGAGGGGCCCCGTCAGCGCGACCGTCATGCGCGGCTTTCCGTCGGCGATCACGACGGTAAGCGCCACCGTCAGCGGCAAGGTCGCGGCGGCCCCGAAAATGAGCGCCGGGAGAAACCGCCCGGTCTCCTGGAATGAGGCCCCGAACAGGCAGGCGGAAATCTCGCCGGCCGACCCCGCGATCACCGCCGCGAAGGGAAACATCGTCAAGGCTCCTCGCAAGGCCTGCTCCGTCATCATCCGCGCGAGACCCGCGTCGCCGCGAGCCAGCGCCCGGCTCACGCTCGACAGCAGCAGCGGCGCCGCCGACATCCCTAACAACGTCGGAAGCAGCGCCAGATTTTGCGCCGCGCCATAGAGACCCGCCTCTTCGACCGTGGCGCCCAGGACCTTGAGGGCGAACAGATCCATCCGTCCGAGCGCCGCCAGGCCGACGGCGGAGAGAAACAGGGGCCAGGAGTAATGCCACAGCGCCCAGGACTTCGAACCGGTCTTCGAGAACAGCGCCGGACGCAGGGTCCGTCGATACAGGCGCAATTCGAGCAGCGTGGAGCCGATGATGGCCAGGATGACGCCGAACACGGACAGGCCGCCGGAAACCAGGATGATCACGAACAGCAGCCGCGCGAGCCAGCGCCCGGCGCTTGCCGAGGCGCAGGCCTGATAGGCGCCCGTCCCTGCGAGAATGTGGCGATGGGCCTGCGCAAGCGCGAACAACGGAATATCCACCGCCATGAGCGCGAGGCAGGCCGCCAACGTGGGCTCATTGAGCAGCCGAGCGAAGGGCAGCGCCAGCATCCACATCGCCACCATGACCCAGATTCCCATGCGGAACTGAAGCTGGACGGCGACCGTGCCCAGCGGCCGCCAATCCGGGCTTTCTCCGACGTGCTTGATCGTCGCCCTGGAAAACAACGAATTGATGCTCCACTCCGCCAACCCAACCAGCGTGACTGCGAGCGTCAGCAACCCATATCCGTCCGCCCCGAGGTTCCGGGTAAGAAAGGCGGCGGTCACCAGCCCGGTCACGGGGAAGAGGGCCTCCGCCAGGAGGACCCGGAGGGTGCCGTCAAGCAAATGGCGCCCCGGGTGAGCAAGGAACCGAGCGGTCGTCATCGCGGCGGCATCGCCTTCACCTTGGCCGTCTCACGCCGGCAGCCTTGCCAGAGAAACCCGGCGGCATTCGCCACCTGCCAGAGCAGGAACAACGCGGTAAGGGAGACCGTCCGCCTGTCGCGGGCGCGCACGAAGAGGTGCCCGAACACGTTGCGATAGAAAGAGAACTCGGGACGAAAGGGGCCGGCCCCGCGGCGGGCGCGCGCCCGATGAAAGCGACACGCGCCTCGCCCGTAGCCGAAATGCTGACGCCAGAATCCGGCCAAGGTCAGCTCGTGACGGTGATGGATCACCGCATCAGGAGCATAGACCAGCCGGCGCCCTTCGCGCACCCACCGATCGCAGAGATCCCGATCTTCCGACGTTCGAAAGGACGGATCGAACCCTCCGATAGTCCGGAACAGATCGGCGGGCAGAGCCAGGTTGTTGGACGCGAAGAACTGGAACTCGCTGTGCATCGCGAGAAAATAGGCCCTCGCCGCTTCCACAATCACTTGGCTCGCGGTCGCATAGATATTGTCGGGCAGCGCGTTGGCGGTGCAGCCCCCCACCAGCGCCCGCGGCGCGCGCTCGAACGCACGGGCGAATCCCTGGAGCCAGCCCGGATCCGGGGTGCAGTCGTCGTCGGTGAAGGCCAGGTATTCGCCTTGGGCCTTGGCGGCTCCCGCGTTCCGGGCGGCCGCCGGCCCCGCATTGGGTTGGCGCAGCCACGTCACGCGACCATCGAGCCGATCGAAATCCGCCGCGTCAAGCGGCGGTTCGCTTCCGTCGTCGACCATGATCACCTCGAAGCGCGCCGCAGGGTACTCCAGCCCGGCCAACGCTTCGAGACAGGCTCGAAGCTGTCGCGGCCGATTCCACGTGGGAACGATGATCGAAAAGGACGGCGCGGGCGGGGTTGCGCGCGGAGCCCTCGAAGACGGGACAGGATCGTCGTTCACGCGCCCCTCATGCCCGATCGACCGTCACGCTTCTGCCCGTCGAGGCCGACTCCATGGCCGCCAGCGCCACCGCCAATGCGCGCCGGCCATCCTCCAGGGTACAGCCGGGCGGGCGGCCGTTTTGGAGACAGGCCAGGAAATGCCGCCACTCCTCCCGATAGGACAGGGCCCATTCTCCCCCATGGCGTAGGCCCGAGATCGCCTGCGGCAGTTCCCGGACGAGACGTGTCGTCGCGTCCACCCGGCTCCGGACATCCCCGGGGATACTCGTCGTAGAGGCGTATTCCAGGCCGTCAAATCGGTAGAACGACAGCGCCAGGGAACCCGCTCGCCCGAAGATCTCCAGACCGTTGTTCTGGCTCGTGCGCTCGGCGCAGGCGGCGGTCGCCAGCACGCCGTTGCTCATCCGGGCGATCACCGTGGCCGATTCATCCTCCCACTGCCCTGACCGTACATAGGCGCTGACTTCCTCCACTTCCGCCTGTGCCAGATAGCGCCAGAGGTCGAAGTGATGGACGGCCATCTCCAGCAGCGCCCCTCCGCCCGTCGCGCGGGCCCTTCGCCATGCCGGGACGCGGTCATGGAAACTCGTCAGGACGCTGCGGATCAGATCCAGCGGTCCCAATCGGCCCCGTTGGATCACCGCTCGCGCCTGACCGGTCAACCGATGCCAGCGTGCATTGAATCCCATCATCACAGTGCGGGTCGTGCCGGACGCCCGCGCGATCAGTCGATCGCAATCCTCCAGCGTGAGCGCGAGGGGCTTTTCGATGAAGAGATGCTTCCCCGCCTCCAATGCAGCCAGCGCGATCTCCACATGCCGCTGGGCCGGCATGCAGACGGCGACGGCATCGACAGAATCGAGCTTGAGCAGGTCCTGATAGTCGGCGACCAGATGCTCGGCTCGGACGTGCCGCGACGCCCGGCGCAGCGCGTCGGGGTCCGGATCGGCCAGTCCCACGACCTCCAGCCCCTGGAGCGACTTCAGGGCCGGCAGGTGCAGTTGGTCCGTAGCGCGCCCGCACCCGATGAATCCGATTCGAACCGCCCGCTGCAAGCCGGCTTCCATGACACCCTGTCTGTGGTTCACGCCAGGGACAGATCCCGACGGTCTTCGTCCCGGATATGCCGGAACCGATGAAATTCGAACCGGGCCACCTGATCGACGGCCCGACCGATTCCCGCGGCATAGCCGACCAATTGTCCGGCTCCGTCCAGAATCAGCCCGATCGCCAGCGCGTGGACGCATGAACGGAACCGGCGCCGCTGCTCGCCGGGCTCAAGCCCCCTCCAGATCCGCCAGAGCCGCAACGCTGGAATCACCGGGGAGCCGGCCACGAACAGCGCGCGCCGCCAGAGCGCCGTCTCCCGCACCCGTGCACCGGCGAAGAGACGACCATTGTAGAATTGCACGGGCAGCCACGACCGCCACAGCGAAAAATTCGTATGCGCGACCTGCGCGGACGGATCGAGATAGAGGCGGTGCCCCTTCTGGCGCAGATCCCAATGCAGCAGCGTCTCCGCCTCCATCATCGGCTCCAACTGCGGCCCGTACCCCAGCAACAGATCCCGTTTGTAGCTGGTGTTGTGACCGGGGAGAAAATCCGCCTCCCGCGCAGTCGTCGGCCAGAGCCAGGGGCCGTAGCCGATAAAAAGATCCGCCCAACTCACGGCGCTGTTGGGATTCGCGTTGCGGACCGCCGGGCCGACCGCCGCCCAAGGGCCGCGATGCGCCCTGATCAGGCTCTCCGCCCATTGCGGGTCGGGGAAGCAATGGTCCTCCGCCAGCGCGACCAGCGGAGCCATGGCGCGGCGAATGCCCGCGGCGTTGGCTCGGCCGATGGAGCGGATCGCCCCCACTTCCACGATCTGCACCTGTGCAAACTCTGCAAGGAGCGCGGACAGCCTGGTCTGGTCCAGATTCAGTTGGGCGCGGGACGGAGCCACGATCACCATTTCGAGCGAAGCCCGGACCGTCTGGCGGAGAAGGTACGAGATCGTGTGACGAATGACGTCGAAATCGTCCGGCGTCGCGATCACGATCGACATCAACGGGCTGTTCGGCTCGCTCACCTGTCGGAGACTCCTTTCAGTCCGGCACCTCGGGCGATACCGGTTTGGCTGCGACGATGCGTCGGGCGGGGATCTGCCACCGGATCATCCGGGCCGCCAGCGGCTCAGGCGCTGCTTTACCCCATAGAGGTCCAGGCCCGCGATCCCATACAACGTATCAGTCCGTGGCCGCACCCCGCCGCCGCCCCATAGACAGAGGCCGAACCGGCCGGCCCCGATCGCGTGGGTGAGCCCCGCACGGCGGCCCAGGACGTTCCAATCGTTCCACAGGTCCGTCGACCAGTGGATGTCGTCGAATATGATCACGGAGCCCGGATTCAACCGCGCGGAGAGACGATCAAAGAGCCGGAGGTTCTCCCCCTTCTTCTTGCTTCCGTCGATGAAGGCGAGGTCGATGCCGTCGCGAAGGCCCGGCAAGATCCGGTCCAGCGCCGCGTCGAAGGAGGCCGTGATCAATTCGAAGCAGCCGACGACCTGACGAAGGTGCGCCTGCGCCAGCCTCGCTCGTTCCGGACTGCCCTCCACGGTAATAAATCGTCGGCAGCTCGGCGCCGACGCCAAATAACAGCCCGAGATGCCGGCGGCGGTTCCCAATTCCAGGATCGTTTTCGATCCGGCCTCCTTGGCGCAGAGATACAAGAAGGTCTCCCAGAGAGGCGAGACGCTGGTCACATGCGCCACTTCGGTCAAGGATCGCCTGCCTTGAGCAGGGCCGGAGGACTGTCCCGCTGACCCAGCCCCAACCGAAGGCCCATCCCCGCCCTCCCGAAACACTCCCACCGAATCCCCACTCCGCTCGGCCATCTTGGCCCGGAGGGCTTCGATCCCGCTCGACGACTCCGGCATCTTCCTCGCTGATCGTCCTGTCCAACAGAAATTGAAGCGGCCGGCAAAGCGCCTCCGGGAGCCCGTTCCGTTTCATGTTCCGCAGCCGTCGCCGGCCGATTGTTGAGGTCAGCGGAAGCGTCCACCGTCCTTCCAGGACGAACCGCCCGGCCATCGACTGGCCACCCATCGACACCCCTTCGACCCTCAAAGACAGTCCTCACTTCGATCGCAGGTCGGCGACCCGGTTATAGATGGTCGCGATCGACCAGCCGATCAGCCCTCCCGTGACGGCGCCGTAGAGAAAACCGATGAGGCTGCCGGTCCAGGTGACCGAGTAGCCGACGAAGTAATTGGACAGCAACTGGAGATGGCTTCCGACATGCTCGCCGCCTCTGATCAGCAGCCAAACGGTCATGAGAAACAACCCGGCGCCACCCACTATCCCGAAACCGGCCGCGAGCAGCCAGGCCTGAATCCTGGCCACAGCCCGACTGAGTTCCCGCTCATCTTGATTCGGTCTGTCCATCTGTCACCTACCGGTCTCGAACCGTTACACCTTGTCCAGCAGATCGCGGCGCTCCTCCGCCTCTGCGCGGGAACGCGCCAGCGACGCGTACAGCATGACGCCGCGATTGCACAGCCAGGCCCCCGCGTATCCGGTCAGGAATCCCCACAGTCCCGCCTCGACCAGGCCGATCGTGGCGCCGGCCCATGTCACGCTGAAGCCGGGGAGAAACTCTCCGAGGAGAGACAGATTCGGCCCCACAACCCTGCCGCCCTTGACCAACAGGATCGCCGTGGCCAGGAAGAGTCCCAGTCCGCCGACCGCTCCCGTCGCCACCCCCATCGCGACAGGATCCAGCCGCGCAAAGGCCCGGTCGAGCACAAGATCCAGCGCGGCCGGCACCTCGGACACCTCGTTGACCGGAACGGCCACCCGCCTGGGCACCATCCGGTCTCCGCCCCTCAACTCGGCCACGCGGCCCTCCTCGTGATATTCCATCTCGGTGTTCACGGCCCAGACGTCCCAACGCTCCCCCGTGATGTTGCGAGCCGCGTAGATCCCAGTCAGCATCGAATGGTCCTGGTTGTTGTAGCGGTGAAGCCCGTTCCGCCCGATGGTCTGCAAATTGGCAAAGGTCGCCAGATAGTCGCGGATGACCGTCACATTGGCTTGGTAGGTTTGGTCGTACACGGGATAGGCCTTTTCCATTCGGACGACCGTGCCGTCGACCACGTCCTTCGGATCGACCAAGCCCAATTGACAACACTCTCGGATGCCCAATTGGATGAGCTGCTCATCCGGCCAGGACCATTCCTCATCTTTGTCCCACAGGAAATATTCCAACCCCAACGACGTGGTGGCCGGATCCGGGACCATGTAGGGACTCCAGTTCTTGTAGTTCTGGATCCTCCCGACCTTGACGTCCGGAGAATGGATATAGATCCAGTTGTCTGGGAAGACCTCTTCGCGGTTGACGACTAGGACCACGGTCAAATAATCCCGGTAACGGAGACGCGCCGCGGCATCCAGCACCTTGGCGGGCGGCGCAGGGCTCAGCGCGAACATGAGTTCCCGGAGCGGCATGGTCGAGACAAAGTCGGATCCGTCGAATTCCGCCCGCTCCCCGGTCAACATCGTCCCGGAGACGGACTCGACCCGTCCCCCTCGATGACGGACCCTCTGGACGTGGGTGCCGCGGACCGTCCGGACGCCCCGTTCGCCGATCACCGACTCACAGCGTTCCCACATCATGCCGGGCCCGAATCTCGGGTAGTGGAACCGCTCGATCAAGGAGGTGATCGTCTGGCCGTCCATGCCGCGAGACGCGCGCAGCAGCGCGTTGCGGAGGGCCTGCTTGAGGGAAAGGTTCTTGATCCGCTGCGCCGCCCAATCCGCCGAGATTTCCGTGCAGGGAATCCCCCACACCTTCTCCGTATAGGTCTTGAAGAAGATGTGGTACAGCCGGGACCCGAATCGATTCGACACCCAGTCTTCGAAGGTTTTTTCGTCATGGATATGCGCGAACCTCGCCTTGAGATAGCTGAGCGCCACCAGAAGTGACTCGACCGGCCCCAGGCCGATCAAGGCGTTGACCGGCTTCAAGGGATAGTCGAAGAAATGCTGCTTGTAATAGATCCGGGACTTGCGGGCACGCAGCAGGAACTCCTCTCCCAGGATCTCCTGCCACAACTCATTGATCAACGGCACCTTCGAGAAAAACCGATGCCCGCCGATATCGAACCGATAGCCGCCGTAATTCACGGTTTTGGAAATCCCGCCGACCTGGGTGCCGCTTTCCAGCACGGTCGAAAGCACTCCGCGCTTGGAGAGTT
The DNA window shown above is from Nitrospira tepida and carries:
- a CDS encoding O-methyltransferase, whose product is MPESSSGIEALRAKMAERSGDSVGVFREGGDGPSVGAGSAGQSSGPAQGRRSLTEVAHVTSVSPLWETFLYLCAKEAGSKTILELGTAAGISGCYLASAPSCRRFITVEGSPERARLAQAHLRQVVGCFELITASFDAALDRILPGLRDGIDLAFIDGSKKKGENLRLFDRLSARLNPGSVIIFDDIHWSTDLWNDWNVLGRRAGLTHAIGAGRFGLCLWGGGGVRPRTDTLYGIAGLDLYGVKQRLSRWRPG
- a CDS encoding NAD(P)/FAD-dependent oxidoreductase — protein: MTRRPVVIIGAGPAGLTSAYELSKRGVLSTVLESGTQVGGISKTVNYGGYRFDIGGHRFFSKVPLINELWQEILGEEFLLRARKSRIYYKQHFFDYPLKPVNALIGLGPVESLLVALSYLKARFAHIHDEKTFEDWVSNRFGSRLYHIFFKTYTEKVWGIPCTEISADWAAQRIKNLSLKQALRNALLRASRGMDGQTITSLIERFHYPRFGPGMMWERCESVIGERGVRTVRGTHVQRVRHRGGRVESVSGTMLTGERAEFDGSDFVSTMPLRELMFALSPAPPAKVLDAAARLRYRDYLTVVLVVNREEVFPDNWIYIHSPDVKVGRIQNYKNWSPYMVPDPATTSLGLEYFLWDKDEEWSWPDEQLIQLGIRECCQLGLVDPKDVVDGTVVRMEKAYPVYDQTYQANVTVIRDYLATFANLQTIGRNGLHRYNNQDHSMLTGIYAARNITGERWDVWAVNTEMEYHEEGRVAELRGGDRMVPRRVAVPVNEVSEVPAALDLVLDRAFARLDPVAMGVATGAVGGLGLFLATAILLVKGGRVVGPNLSLLGEFLPGFSVTWAGATIGLVEAGLWGFLTGYAGAWLCNRGVMLYASLARSRAEAEERRDLLDKV